One genomic window of Caballeronia sp. SBC1 includes the following:
- a CDS encoding AAA family ATPase, whose product MISTQYISRISLQRDKVESFDRYPFSLPAVRSLETLELHPKMTFFVGENGSGKSTLLEAIAVSMGFNPEGGTKNFNFGTRASHSVLDEYLRVAKGVRRPKDGFFLRAESFFNVATEIENLDAEPGLGPPVINSYGGNSLHERSHGESFLALLMNRFGGKGLYLLDEPEAALSPQRQLTALARLHDLARDESQFIIATHSPILMAYPDAWIYEFTTEGVTRVSYEETEHFQVMRSFLANPERMLRALLRDEE is encoded by the coding sequence ATGATCTCTACCCAGTACATCAGCCGGATCAGCTTGCAGCGCGACAAGGTCGAGTCGTTCGATCGCTATCCATTCTCGCTGCCGGCAGTCCGGTCGCTGGAAACGCTTGAGCTGCATCCAAAGATGACTTTCTTCGTCGGCGAAAACGGCTCCGGGAAATCGACGCTTCTCGAGGCCATCGCTGTATCGATGGGATTCAACCCGGAAGGCGGCACGAAGAACTTTAACTTTGGCACCCGGGCATCACACTCGGTACTTGACGAATATCTGCGTGTTGCCAAAGGAGTAAGGCGTCCGAAGGACGGCTTCTTTCTGCGCGCGGAAAGCTTCTTCAATGTGGCGACCGAGATTGAGAACCTTGATGCTGAACCGGGGTTGGGTCCTCCCGTAATCAACTCCTACGGCGGCAATTCCCTGCACGAGCGCTCGCACGGCGAATCTTTTTTGGCGCTGCTGATGAACCGCTTCGGCGGCAAGGGTCTCTACCTCCTCGACGAGCCTGAAGCCGCATTGTCTCCACAACGGCAACTCACTGCACTTGCCAGGCTTCACGACCTGGCCCGCGACGAGTCGCAGTTCATCATTGCAACTCACTCGCCTATTCTGATGGCGTATCCGGACGCGTGGATATATGAGTTCACTACGGAAGGTGTAACGCGCGTCAGCTACGAAGAGACGGAACACTTCCAGGTCATGCGGTCGTTTTTGGCCAACCCCGAACGCATGCTGCGCGCGCTTCTGCGTGACGAGGAATGA
- a CDS encoding GNAT family N-acetyltransferase — protein MEHIVFRTALLADVPAIVALLADDELGSQREIIGTPLNQRYVDAFQAIEADVNQRLVVVADGDEIIGTLQISFIPGIARMGSWRGQIEAVRIAAHRRDSGLGHKMFEWAISECRSRGCSLVQLTTDRSRTDAHRFYEKLGFKASHEGYKLAL, from the coding sequence GTGGAACACATCGTTTTCCGTACCGCTCTGTTAGCCGATGTCCCTGCAATCGTAGCTTTGTTAGCCGACGACGAACTGGGCAGCCAGAGAGAAATCATCGGCACACCGCTCAACCAAAGATATGTCGACGCGTTCCAGGCCATAGAAGCCGATGTGAACCAGCGACTGGTCGTGGTTGCCGACGGTGACGAGATAATCGGTACGCTGCAAATTTCATTTATCCCCGGCATTGCACGCATGGGTTCGTGGAGGGGACAAATTGAAGCGGTTCGAATCGCCGCGCATCGCCGTGATTCCGGACTGGGCCACAAGATGTTCGAATGGGCGATCTCCGAATGCAGGTCGCGAGGGTGCAGCCTGGTGCAGCTCACGACCGACAGGAGCCGTACCGACGCACACCGCTTCTATGAAAAGCTCGGCTTCAAGGCAAGCCACGAGGGTTACAAGCTTGCCCTGTAG
- a CDS encoding LysR family transcriptional regulator yields the protein MKDIFALKLYTRVARLGSFSAAARECGLSQSQASRIIAELEAGLGARLLSRTTRAVVPTEAGSEFLARMEPILIALDDAEHSVREGGELRGSLRMSMPTSVAIREVIPRLATFTARHPDLQIQLLLEDRRQDLVRDAVDVAIRVGTLADSSATAKLIATIPRVILAAPSYLERAGIPARPDDLVAHRIVGGPAASVPSAWQFERNGETVVADVSPHFTTNENEGAVAAAVAGFGITSTTGWACRRELEEGSLVALLTDWKTVDVPVHAYFPLGRATRAAGRAVIEHLIADLRVTEETFGSIS from the coding sequence ATGAAAGACATATTCGCGCTCAAGCTTTATACCCGCGTCGCCCGGCTAGGCAGCTTCTCAGCCGCGGCTCGCGAATGCGGACTCTCGCAGTCGCAGGCTTCACGCATCATTGCCGAGCTGGAAGCAGGGCTCGGCGCCCGGTTGCTCTCGCGCACCACGCGCGCGGTCGTGCCAACGGAAGCGGGTTCCGAATTCCTCGCCCGAATGGAACCGATTCTTATCGCTCTGGACGACGCCGAGCACAGTGTTCGTGAAGGGGGCGAGTTGCGCGGATCGCTGCGAATGAGCATGCCGACCAGCGTGGCGATCCGCGAAGTCATCCCGCGCCTCGCGACGTTTACCGCCAGGCATCCCGATCTGCAGATCCAGCTGCTGCTTGAGGATCGACGGCAGGATCTGGTTCGCGACGCCGTGGATGTCGCGATCCGCGTTGGCACGCTGGCGGATTCGAGCGCAACGGCGAAACTTATCGCCACGATTCCCCGCGTGATCCTTGCGGCACCGAGCTATCTTGAGCGAGCAGGGATACCGGCCAGGCCCGATGATCTCGTTGCGCACAGGATAGTGGGCGGCCCTGCGGCATCGGTTCCGTCGGCGTGGCAGTTCGAGCGCAATGGCGAGACCGTGGTGGCGGATGTCTCGCCGCATTTCACGACGAACGAGAACGAAGGCGCTGTTGCTGCTGCGGTGGCGGGCTTTGGCATTACGTCGACCACGGGATGGGCGTGTCGCCGTGAGCTGGAAGAGGGGTCTCTCGTCGCCCTGCTGACGGACTGGAAAACCGTTGATGTTCCCGTGCATGCCTATTTTCCGCTGGGCCGCGCTACGCGCGCTGCCGGTCGCGCAGTGATCGAGCACCTGATAGCAGACCTTCGGGTGACAGAGGAAACGTTTGGCTCCATCTCATGA
- a CDS encoding ester cyclase, protein MNTQEKNKSIVLKAFDTLFNRRDYSTAETFWSPKYIQHSAHIAPGREGLFELTRNLPDTLVYEHGIIMAEGDFVMVHGRFSGNGRAAPFIAVDIVRLENGILVEHWDVLQDEATAESSASGLPMFGERFPG, encoded by the coding sequence ATGAACACTCAAGAGAAGAACAAGAGCATCGTGCTAAAAGCATTCGACACGCTCTTCAATCGGCGCGATTATTCCACCGCCGAAACCTTCTGGTCTCCGAAATATATTCAACACAGCGCCCATATCGCTCCAGGCCGCGAGGGTCTTTTCGAACTCACCCGGAATCTGCCTGACACGCTGGTCTATGAACACGGGATCATCATGGCCGAAGGTGACTTCGTCATGGTTCACGGACGTTTCTCGGGCAACGGCCGGGCTGCGCCTTTCATTGCGGTAGACATCGTCCGGCTTGAGAACGGAATACTCGTTGAGCACTGGGACGTACTGCAGGATGAAGCGACCGCCGAAAGTTCGGCCAGCGGCCTGCCCATGTTCGGCGAGCGCTTTCCCGGTTGA
- a CDS encoding MFS transporter → MNAPRMGGPSGRPALLRSIAGGLAGNLIEWYDFLAYSIFSIYFAKAFFPSDNATVQLMNAAAIAAVGYVARPLGSWLIGLYADRRGRKSALTWSVSVMCIGSLIIAVTPGYATIGAFAPAILIFARLLQGLSMGGEYGTSATYLSEIAPANRRGFYLGFLQVSVVAGQLLALGLLLVMQHLLFTSGQIDRWAWRIPFVIGGVLALFALYMRRNVVESDAFKHSGTRHGPPISREMLLHWRQLLLAVGITVGGTVGFYTYTVYMQKFLVNTVGLGKETATLVSALALLLYMPLQPLFGLASDVLGRRPVLIFFGLSCTLFSVPIFSALASTHDPLVAFVLSFCGLFMLSGFTSVHMLAKTELFPVRIRALAVGLPYALTTAILGGTTEFVALKFKSIGHEPYFYWYVTAWSAISLLVYLKMPETHARSARLKLQEPIEP, encoded by the coding sequence CGCGTACAGTATTTTTTCCATTTACTTCGCCAAAGCGTTTTTCCCCAGCGACAACGCCACGGTGCAGTTGATGAATGCAGCGGCAATCGCTGCAGTCGGGTATGTGGCCCGTCCGCTAGGCAGTTGGTTGATCGGCTTGTATGCGGATCGTCGTGGCCGCAAGTCTGCTCTGACCTGGTCGGTATCGGTGATGTGCATTGGTTCGCTGATCATTGCTGTCACGCCGGGCTACGCGACTATCGGGGCCTTCGCTCCCGCCATCCTGATCTTTGCGCGGCTGTTGCAAGGCTTGAGCATGGGCGGCGAATACGGCACGAGCGCGACTTATCTCAGCGAGATCGCGCCGGCGAATCGGCGGGGCTTCTACCTTGGGTTCCTGCAGGTCAGCGTGGTGGCGGGTCAGTTGCTGGCGCTGGGTCTGCTGCTCGTCATGCAGCACCTGCTGTTCACCTCCGGACAGATCGACCGGTGGGCATGGAGAATTCCGTTTGTGATTGGCGGCGTGCTTGCATTGTTTGCGCTCTACATGCGGCGCAATGTGGTGGAAAGCGATGCATTCAAACACAGCGGGACACGGCACGGCCCGCCCATCAGCCGCGAAATGCTGCTTCACTGGCGACAACTTTTGTTGGCTGTCGGGATCACCGTGGGCGGGACGGTGGGCTTCTACACCTACACCGTGTATATGCAGAAGTTCCTGGTGAATACCGTCGGGCTCGGCAAGGAAACGGCCACGCTTGTTTCGGCTTTAGCGCTGTTGCTGTACATGCCATTGCAGCCGCTCTTTGGCCTCGCTTCCGACGTCCTGGGGCGCCGGCCCGTCCTGATCTTCTTCGGGCTGAGCTGTACGTTGTTTTCCGTGCCCATTTTCAGCGCGCTTGCAAGCACGCACGATCCGCTGGTTGCGTTTGTTTTGTCGTTTTGCGGGCTCTTCATGCTGAGCGGTTTTACGTCGGTCCACATGCTGGCGAAAACCGAACTGTTCCCCGTACGCATTCGAGCGCTGGCTGTGGGCCTGCCCTATGCCCTGACCACGGCTATCCTCGGCGGCACCACGGAATTCGTCGCGCTGAAGTTCAAATCGATCGGGCATGAGCCCTATTTTTACTGGTACGTCACGGCATGGTCCGCTATTTCGCTGCTCGTTTATCTGAAGATGCCGGAGACACACGCGCGCAGCGCCAGGCTTAAGCTTCAAGAGCCGATCGAGCCATGA